Genomic DNA from Cydia splendana chromosome 14, ilCydSple1.2, whole genome shotgun sequence:
ttcctgtcaaaaatcagCAATATGTGTCGTCAGCAGCAAACCGACTTACTATAATTAAACATCAAAATTCCATTTcataacaaataaaatgataaaaattcatgtcgcggggcgaggtaatgagagtcggggcggggcggtgcgtggccgttctgtatgataatactattacttattctgtgataccggatagtaactttgcttgattttgggGTAAACAAATTGAATCTAAAAACAGTCAcagtcataaataataaatacttagctCATTCTCTTTCAGTACTGCCAGGTATACATCGAAACAAGAGAAGCCACGCACAGAACAAGTTGTGTATAGGAATAAACCTGTCTCTAGTCCCCACCATTTAACTTTCtagtatgtttaaaatattcatagtacggattattgtaataaggataattgtacgttgacagacagacggacggaccgaCAATATAGTTATCCTATAAGGGTTTAGTTGTTTCCTTTTGTTTTGGGGTACCCTAAAAACAagttgaacataaaaagaaatgttatattacactttttattttaataaatataacaaattgaTCAACTTACGTGGCAGATCTGGTACGGGCTGACTTTGGGCTTGGAGATGTTGCTCAGCGGTTGGTGTTAGAGCCAGTCCTATTTGAGAACAGCTGTGCTTTGCTGACCTGTTCACAAACAGTATAAACAATATATTAGGGAATATAGTAGTAGAGTAGGGGAGGAAAAATGCATCGGCAcatataatacgagtataactGTGCATTATATAAGTACCATTCATTCTAGTACATTCTTAGTTAAGTAAAGAGTAATAAAATcgagtcattttattttatatagttatttctaCATAAACACAGTAGTCCATTTAGGTAAATTCAGTGTGTTTAGCTAAGTTATCTTTTTTGTTCATAGAAATATctaattcaaattaaagttgtaaaggccagccacacttaccccacacccacacataaatatatccttatgtataagtagaatatgataggtACCTTAGTGTCCCTAATTTCTTGCCCCATATTGAATGTCTTCTGGTAGGCGCCAAACATGTCATAAACGAGCACATCTCCGCTCTCCTGCACACACAGCAGCTGCTCCCCGTCCGACCAGCCCATGTGGACCAGGACTCCGCTGTTCCACTGCAAATATCACAGATGATGGTATGTTTCAAACTACAAAGCCTGGGTCAAATCCTGGTAAAGGCATTTTTCATTTGTGTAATATGCTAATTGATTCAgatgtttaagcgtgaagacagACAGACTGAGAGTAGGTACCTCTTTAGCATTTCTAATATTATTTAGGGATTAAGAATCAGGGATATAAGAATACAGAGGTTAACAGGACACTTGAAAATGTGTGgttaacaacatttttaactTACTGTTAACAAGATTTTTAAAAGGGAATTAAGATATTAAAGAAATTACCAAAATCTTTGATAGAACATTCCCTACACAGTTGTAAATTGTTATGACAGGTTTGGCAGTGGTTGCAATCCTGCCAAACTGCTTCCGGTCCCGCACCACAGCAATAGGCACTCTGTACAGGGCTCCACTGATGATCATGTTGTCTAGGCCCTCATCCATGGACCAGTTCATGTTGTAAATTTCTAAACGCctgtaaaatattacttatagaatttaaattgtaacaaaaaataaaaaaatggtttcagtcatataaaatacatttgtagttattttttatatgtttcactattcttctctttccgaatagACTCTAAGCTAAATTTCATTTCTAAAATGGCACCTATGGGATGGTGCTAAGGATATGGCAGTACTCCCTTTCTAATAGTAtattccctttctaatatatatacttatagtaAGTGTATGGTGACAAGAAAGATGCCAGCTCAGTTGAgactttttacaatttaatcATTTCTAACAATGTTTATGCTAATTGTTAATAGCAAGGTATCAACCAAACAAGGTAGATAACCACCTGTCTGCTTATTATATTTTGGGCACCTGCTGcattagtataattttattaattcagtgtttttaagtatgaaaaattatGAAGATATAATCTAGAATGATTCCTATCCATCcgcttttacatacaaaacgctcacgccccgcccggaaaacgcgcctgtgtgacgaagcctttaatcagtcagttttttagggttccgtacccaaagggtaaaaaacgggactctgttactaagacttcgctgtccgtccgtctgtcaccaggctatatctcatgaaccgcgatagctagacagttgaaattttcacaaatgatgtatctcagtcgccgctataacaacaaatactaaaaataaaataaaatgaatatttaagggatttttttgctctattttttttgatggtgcggaaccctccgtgcgcgagtccgactcgcatttggccggtttttaatcaTTTGCAAATTTGCAAACCACATTTCACGTCAAAATGGCCGCGACACATTATTCCCCAGACAAGCCtaccatttaaacttttaaatggATAATAGATTTGACGAACATCtttaatgaaaatgaatgattttagtatagaacaaaattaaataattattctgctaacaactattattttaatttaattacctatCACCAACCCATACCTATATATGTTCAGGCAATTACATATCATCAACTAGGTACACAAACAAATACGAGTAGATACCTGTTGCTAACCGCCTCGTCATGGGATGGAAGCCGGCTCCAAAGGTGGTCAGGGGCAGAGCCCCCGCTCTTGTTGATGCTTCAATTTAATGTTCCGAGGTTCCTGGCACTTAATACACAGACACAGAACCGTCACAGATAGTCTTTTCacaattaaacaatttttaatacaCCGCCATAGCAAAAACGTGCCGACGCTCGTTTGTTTTCTCTCGCGACTGGTATCAGTGGTTTGACCGTGGGGTGGgcagtgttgccaactcggaATTTGAAAAAATACCAGACATGTCTAGATTCTAGATTATGCCAGAAATATGctagataattttgaaatgtgctaaaaaaatgctaaaactttatataggtaattaaaaaatttagttatctgcctctttaagagtgatagagaggcagacaacgaaatttcgattttagtgTTTCTCGGTAGGCCCTTTGACTCGACCTGGGGGTAGGCTACCGCGAACAATTTCTATCGTTCGATcgtctatttgcctctctatcgctcttgcgtaTTATTCTAGCAAAAGAAAGGCAAATACACCGGGCCTGAGCGCTTTCCAATCCCCAATCCCACGACTCATGGGTGGGATACGATTTATTCTAATCCGCTAGATTTGACGTGAAATGCGTTATGTTGGCAACACTCGCCAAGGACACGCTTTCTAATAACGCATCTTAATTTAAGTACGCCAGCTACGTAAAAATACGTACCTTGACGTACCTACACCAAGACCAACCGCAAAACGCGTTCGACGTATTGCctgtctgtcgcacttgtaaattcgtacgtaagtgtgacagggaggcaacacatcgaacgtggttcacggtgcgaaaatagaaagatatagttcgtacattttatatttcgcgtaacagatttttaattatctttagaTGGTTAAGGTTTGGACAGGACAATTTAGATTCattgtttagttattttaatcatagaatGACTGAATTGTATAGTCCTGGGAGAATATTAATTTATCGATTGACGAATCCATGATTTTATCGAGAGGCCGCAGTGGGATTAgatatatgtcaccgtaaaattgtaaacactcgtcagtcgtcagtttataatatcgctagttaaattataaacggacggtagggagattacaatctaacctaacctaacctacgttagattacaaactaacgggttcacaatccTACGGTGTCATATCCAAGGAAAACGCcacaaatggggttggccggtcaaagtatttagcagatggcgccagcatagcttgccctgtagggaatgcaataaccggccgaactttataaccggtttcggttacggttatgcccgaaaagtaaccgaatatcggttagaatcggttacggttattttcaacaaaaaatgataaatttacaatgaagtcattaaaaaattacgaaaataaaggtacagtattagggaatgtgagtataagtcttcgtttttaataaaacacacaaaatactgtaaaagtaaaatatgaccttggacgtgatacaatattcaatacaaatatttcataaataaggtaaagggccccaagttcgtgttagtacgttgtttcgttagttttgtttgtggcgcaaataataaggaattcaaatattttttattcaaattatacatatgaaaaaatctgtattatttaatctcttcaataaaataataaccaatattttagtgattaaactgagagtaatacgacggtcgaaactgtcagaaggccgcgaacagctgtgttgtatgcgtgcactttttttaggcgtaaggtgcgtgctctcacttgttaagcttataggaaggaaaagctaaacccattcgaataaaagtttttgggagtgtttctgtgggttccttagtaattgatttgataagaaaaaagactGAATATATGCCtagaaataccttaaaattgcaataaatcgactcacgaaatagcggtcattttatttttcgtgtgtctcctatttcgtgccactaacgaatcaaggattttctagatacattatgagtgcttgtttttaaatataacatcgaagaaaattaaaaaaataaattagaaaacaattaatgtatttcatcaAGTTTCGtttgagcgaaattcggtatacgtttttttcactagcattctcataaaacgagtttgaatgtgacccgagttaaaaaatttaaggtatattccacgtatattctcatattaactactagcacaaatttatttataattcaatttatttgatttatttttgtctatgtttatatttaacgtataagatagtaaattttttttgtaaataattattatttgtatctccgttttaaaactctcgggtctttcgagcccggtcatttacaaaggcgtgcgtggggatatggatccaacacgtagaggccgtttggagaaatttgatgtcatgtagaacgcctgctggaacccattcacgggtacatcaatagatacccgtgaaccggtttcagtttaattattattattatatatttttaatttttttaatttatatagttcggcttttaatcaagtattaaagtacccatatggtttacaaagtcttaattcaaccattaaccCCTGGAACGCCGAACCGACAAACGTACTTGTACCCGTCAGATGCCTAGTGCCGGATCCGTCCCATCCCCCTCAAATGCCGGATAGGCTCGCGTACGTGCACCCGTCAACTGCcgcgataaaaaaaaagtgctattgtgcaaatgatataaaactctatttgtaagtgtttagatctcaaaattttaaaaatataatacaataaatttggtgactgataaggcacaaggcagttgagacactttgtacagatctgggactaggcagttgacgggtacaaaaattgaagaccctccggcagttgacaggactggtacggatatggcactaggcgtcccaagggttaaCCCCTGGAACGCCGAACCGACAAACGTACTTGTACCCGTCAGATGCCTAGTGCCGGATCCGTCCCATCCCCCTCAAATGCCGGATAGGCTCGCGTACG
This window encodes:
- the LOC134796868 gene encoding vacuolar protein sorting-associated protein 16 homolog produces the protein MIISGALYRVPIAVVRDRKQFGRIATTAKPVITIYNCVGNVLSKILWNSGVLVHMGWSDGEQLLCVQESGDVLVYDMFGAYQKTFNMGQEIRDTKVSKAQLFSNRTGSNTNR